The following coding sequences lie in one Klebsiella huaxiensis genomic window:
- the hpaA gene encoding 4-hydroxyphenylacetate catabolism regulatory protein HpaA — MCQSPVTNIDINKEYDESLGTEDVHYQSFARMAEFFGRDMQAHRHDQYFQMHFLDTGQIELQLDESRYSVQAPLFVLTPPSVPHAFITQSDSDGHVLTIREDLVWPLLEVLYPGTREAFGLPGICLSLADKPEELAALAHYWRLIERESTAQLPGREHTLTLLAQAVFTLLLRNAKLDDHAASGIRGELKLFQRFNQLIDSHYHQHWTVPDYACELHLTESRLTDICRRFANRPPKRLIFDRQLREAKRLLLFSDSAVNEIAWQLGFKDPAYFARFFNRLVGCSPSAFRTQKVPVS, encoded by the coding sequence ATGTGCCAGAGTCCTGTCACCAATATCGATATCAACAAAGAGTACGATGAGAGTCTGGGGACGGAAGATGTGCATTATCAGTCGTTTGCCCGCATGGCGGAGTTCTTTGGCCGCGATATGCAGGCGCACCGTCACGACCAGTATTTTCAGATGCACTTTCTTGATACCGGGCAGATTGAGCTGCAGCTCGACGAGAGTCGCTACTCGGTGCAGGCACCGCTGTTTGTCCTGACGCCGCCCTCGGTGCCGCACGCGTTTATCACCCAGTCCGATAGCGACGGCCACGTGCTGACGATACGGGAGGATCTGGTCTGGCCGCTGCTGGAAGTGCTCTACCCCGGCACGCGGGAAGCCTTCGGCCTGCCGGGTATCTGCCTGTCGCTAGCCGATAAGCCCGAGGAGCTGGCGGCGCTAGCGCACTACTGGCGGCTGATTGAACGCGAATCGACCGCGCAGCTGCCGGGACGCGAACACACCCTGACGCTGCTGGCACAGGCGGTATTCACCCTACTGTTACGCAACGCGAAGCTTGACGATCATGCCGCCAGCGGAATACGCGGCGAGCTGAAGCTGTTCCAGCGTTTTAACCAGCTGATCGATAGCCACTACCATCAGCACTGGACGGTGCCGGACTATGCCTGCGAGCTGCATCTGACCGAATCCAGGCTGACCGATATCTGCCGCCGCTTCGCAAACCGCCCGCCGAAACGGCTGATTTTCGACCGGCAGCTGCGCGAGGCCAAGCGGCTGCTCCTGTTCTCCGATAGCGCGGTTAACGAGATAGCCTGGCAGCTGGGTTTTAAAGACCCGGCCTATTTCGCCCGCTTTTTTAACCGCTTAGTCGGCTGCTCGCCGAGCGCCTTTAGAACGCAAAAAGTCCCAGTGTCTTAG
- the hpaB gene encoding 4-hydroxyphenylacetate 3-monooxygenase, oxygenase component: MKPENFRADAKRPLTGEEYLKSLQDGREIYIYGERVKDVTTHPAFRNAAASVAQMYDALHKPELQDTLCWGTDTGSGGYTHKFFRVAKSADDLRQQRDAIAEWSRLSYGWMGRTPDYKAAFGCALGANPGFYGQFEQNARNWYTRIQETGLYFNHAIVNPPIDRHKPADEVKDVYIKLEKETDAGIIVSGAKVVATNSALTHYNMIGFGSAQVMGENPDFALMFVAPMDAEGVKLISRASYELVAGATGSPYDYPLSSRFDENDAILVMDNVLIPWENVLIYRDFDRCRRWTMEGGFARMYPLQACVRLAVKLDFITALLKRSLECTGTLEFRGVQAELGEVVAWRNMFWALSDSMCAEATPWVNGAYLPDHAALQTYRVMAPMAYAKIKNIIERSVTSGLIYLPSSARDLNNPQINEYLAKYVRGSNGMDHVERIKILKLMWDAIGSEFGGRHELYEINYSGSQDEIRLQCLRQAQSSGNMDKMMAMVDRCLSEYDQHGWTVPHLHNNTDINMLDKLLK, from the coding sequence ATGAAACCTGAAAATTTCCGTGCAGACGCTAAACGCCCGTTAACCGGTGAAGAGTACCTGAAGAGCTTGCAAGACGGTCGCGAAATCTATATCTACGGCGAGCGCGTTAAAGACGTGACTACGCATCCGGCTTTTCGTAACGCCGCGGCTTCCGTCGCGCAAATGTACGATGCGCTGCACAAGCCCGAACTGCAGGATACCCTGTGCTGGGGCACCGACACCGGCAGCGGCGGCTACACCCACAAATTCTTCCGCGTCGCGAAAAGCGCTGACGACCTGCGCCAGCAGCGTGATGCCATCGCCGAATGGTCGCGCCTGAGTTACGGCTGGATGGGCCGTACCCCGGACTATAAAGCCGCCTTCGGCTGCGCATTAGGCGCGAATCCGGGATTCTACGGACAGTTTGAGCAGAACGCCCGAAACTGGTACACCCGCATTCAGGAAACCGGCCTGTACTTTAACCACGCCATCGTCAACCCACCAATCGACCGCCATAAGCCAGCGGACGAAGTGAAAGACGTCTATATCAAGCTAGAGAAAGAGACCGATGCCGGGATCATCGTCAGCGGCGCGAAAGTCGTCGCCACCAACTCGGCGCTAACCCACTACAACATGATTGGCTTCGGCTCGGCGCAGGTGATGGGTGAAAACCCGGATTTCGCACTGATGTTCGTCGCGCCAATGGACGCCGAAGGGGTCAAACTTATCTCCCGCGCCTCCTATGAGCTGGTGGCAGGAGCCACCGGATCGCCATACGATTATCCGCTCTCCAGCCGCTTCGACGAAAACGACGCGATCCTGGTAATGGATAACGTACTGATCCCGTGGGAAAACGTGCTGATCTATCGCGACTTCGACCGCTGTCGTCGCTGGACGATGGAAGGCGGCTTCGCCCGTATGTATCCGCTACAGGCCTGCGTGCGTCTGGCGGTGAAGCTCGACTTTATCACCGCTCTGCTGAAGCGCTCGCTGGAGTGCACCGGTACCCTGGAGTTCCGCGGCGTACAGGCCGAGCTTGGCGAAGTCGTGGCCTGGCGCAATATGTTCTGGGCGCTGAGCGATTCGATGTGCGCCGAAGCGACGCCGTGGGTCAACGGCGCGTATCTGCCGGATCACGCCGCGCTGCAAACCTATCGCGTCATGGCCCCGATGGCCTACGCCAAAATCAAAAATATTATCGAGCGCAGCGTCACCAGCGGCCTGATCTACCTGCCGTCCAGCGCCCGCGATCTCAACAACCCGCAGATCAACGAATACCTGGCGAAATACGTTCGCGGCTCGAACGGCATGGATCACGTCGAGCGCATCAAGATCCTCAAACTGATGTGGGACGCCATCGGCAGTGAATTTGGCGGTCGTCACGAACTGTATGAAATCAACTACTCCGGCAGCCAGGATGAAATTCGCCTGCAGTGCCTGCGCCAGGCACAAAGCTCCGGCAACATGGACAAAATGATGGCGATGGTCGACCGCTGCCTGTCCGAGTACGACCAGCACGGCTGGACGGTGCCGCATCTACACAACAATACCGATATCAACATGCTGGATAAGCTGCTGAAGTAA
- a CDS encoding 4-hydroxyphenylacetate 3-monooxygenase reductase subunit, translating into MQLDEQRLRFRDAMASLSAAVNVITTEGEAGRCGITATAVCSVTDTPPSVMVCINANSAMNPVFQGNGKLCINVLNHEQEEMARHFAGMTGMTMDDRFGLSCWQKGTLGQPVLKGALASLEGEISQVQTIGSHLVYLVEIRNITLSQQGHGLIYFKRRFHPVMMEMEAIA; encoded by the coding sequence ATGCAATTAGATGAACAACGTCTGCGTTTTCGCGATGCCATGGCCAGTCTGTCGGCCGCCGTTAACGTCATCACCACCGAAGGCGAAGCAGGCCGCTGCGGTATTACCGCCACGGCGGTCTGTTCGGTGACAGATACGCCGCCGTCGGTAATGGTCTGCATCAACGCCAATAGCGCGATGAATCCGGTGTTCCAGGGCAACGGTAAGCTGTGTATCAACGTGCTGAACCACGAGCAAGAGGAAATGGCTCGCCACTTTGCCGGAATGACCGGTATGACGATGGATGACCGCTTCGGCCTCTCCTGCTGGCAGAAAGGGACGCTGGGCCAGCCGGTCCTGAAAGGCGCGCTGGCAAGCCTCGAAGGCGAGATTAGCCAGGTGCAAACCATCGGCAGCCATCTGGTTTATCTGGTGGAAATTCGCAACATTACCCTTAGCCAGCAAGGCCACGGGCTGATTTACTTTAAACGCCGTTTCCATCCGGTAATGATGGAGATGGAAGCCATCGCGTAA
- a CDS encoding carbon starvation CstA family protein, with protein MDTKKLFKHIPWVILGIIGAFCLSVVALRRGEHVSALWIVVASVSVYLVAYRYYSLYIAQKVMKLDPTRSTPAVINNDGLNYVPTNRYVLFGHHFAAIAGAGPLVGPVLAAQMGYLPGTLWLLAGVVLAGAVQDFMVLFISSRRNGASLGEMIKQEMGPVPGSIALFGCFLIMIIILAVLALIVVKALAESPWGVFTVCSTVPIALFMGIYMRFLRPGRVGEISVIGIVLLVASIWFGGVIAHDPYWGPALTFKDTTITFTLIGYAFISALLPVWLILAPRDYLATFLKIGVIVGLALGIVILNPDLKMPAVTQYIDGTGPLWKGALFPFLFITIACGAVSGFHALIASGTTPKLLANETDARFIGYGAMLMESFVAVMALVAASIIEPGLYFAMNTPPAGLGITMPNLHEMGGENAALIAAQLRDVTAHAAATVSSWGFVISPEQILQTAKDIGEPSVLNRAGGAPTLAVGIAHVFHKIIPMADMGFWYHFGILFEALFILTALDAGTRAGRFMLQDLLGNFVPFLKKTDSLVAGVIGTAGCVGLWGYLLYQGVVDPLGGVKSLWPLFGISNQMLAAVALVLGTVVLVKMQRTKYIWVTVIPAAWLLLCTTWALGLKLFSTNPQMEGFFFMAQQYKEKIASGGELTAQQIANMNHIVVNNYTNAGLSILFLVVVYSIIFYGVKTWLNVRNNKVRTDKETPYVPVPEGGVKTSSHH; from the coding sequence ATGGATACTAAAAAGTTATTCAAGCACATACCCTGGGTGATTCTTGGAATCATCGGGGCATTTTGCCTCTCGGTTGTCGCCCTGCGTCGTGGTGAGCACGTGAGTGCGCTGTGGATCGTAGTGGCGTCAGTTTCCGTCTACCTTGTCGCCTACCGTTATTACAGCCTGTATATCGCGCAAAAGGTAATGAAGCTCGATCCTACGCGCTCCACACCGGCGGTGATTAACAATGATGGTCTGAACTACGTCCCGACCAACCGCTACGTGCTGTTCGGCCACCACTTTGCCGCTATCGCCGGTGCCGGTCCGCTGGTAGGCCCGGTTCTCGCCGCGCAGATGGGCTACCTGCCGGGTACGCTGTGGCTGCTGGCAGGCGTCGTGCTGGCAGGGGCGGTGCAGGATTTTATGGTGCTGTTTATCTCCTCGCGCCGTAACGGTGCCTCGCTGGGTGAGATGATCAAGCAAGAGATGGGGCCGGTACCTGGCTCAATCGCGCTGTTCGGTTGCTTCCTGATTATGATCATCATCCTCGCGGTACTGGCGCTGATCGTAGTAAAAGCGCTGGCAGAAAGCCCGTGGGGCGTGTTCACCGTCTGCTCGACCGTACCAATTGCCCTGTTTATGGGGATCTACATGCGCTTCCTGCGTCCAGGGCGCGTGGGGGAAATATCGGTTATCGGTATCGTCCTGCTGGTGGCATCCATCTGGTTCGGCGGCGTGATTGCCCACGATCCGTACTGGGGCCCGGCGCTGACCTTTAAAGACACCACCATCACCTTTACCCTGATTGGCTACGCGTTCATCTCCGCGCTGCTGCCGGTGTGGCTGATTCTGGCGCCGCGTGACTACCTGGCAACCTTCCTGAAAATCGGCGTTATCGTCGGCCTGGCGCTGGGTATCGTTATCCTCAACCCGGACCTGAAAATGCCGGCAGTGACCCAGTACATTGATGGTACCGGTCCGCTGTGGAAAGGCGCGCTGTTCCCGTTCCTGTTTATTACTATCGCCTGCGGTGCGGTCTCTGGCTTCCACGCCCTGATCGCTTCCGGTACTACGCCGAAGCTGCTGGCTAACGAAACCGACGCCCGCTTTATCGGCTACGGCGCGATGCTGATGGAGTCCTTCGTGGCGGTGATGGCGCTGGTAGCGGCATCAATTATCGAACCGGGCCTCTACTTCGCAATGAACACCCCGCCTGCGGGACTGGGCATCACCATGCCGAACCTGCATGAAATGGGTGGCGAGAACGCCGCACTGATTGCTGCACAGCTCCGCGACGTGACCGCTCACGCAGCGGCAACCGTCAGTTCCTGGGGCTTTGTGATTTCACCTGAGCAGATCCTGCAAACGGCGAAAGATATCGGCGAACCGTCGGTACTGAACCGCGCAGGCGGCGCGCCGACGCTGGCGGTCGGTATCGCTCACGTATTCCACAAAATCATCCCGATGGCGGATATGGGCTTCTGGTACCACTTCGGTATTCTGTTTGAAGCGCTGTTTATCCTCACCGCGCTGGATGCCGGTACTCGCGCAGGTCGCTTTATGCTGCAGGACCTGCTGGGCAACTTCGTCCCGTTCCTGAAAAAAACCGACTCGCTGGTAGCGGGCGTCATCGGCACCGCGGGCTGCGTCGGGCTGTGGGGTTACCTGCTGTATCAGGGCGTAGTTGACCCACTGGGCGGCGTGAAGAGCCTGTGGCCGCTGTTCGGTATCTCCAACCAGATGCTGGCCGCCGTGGCGCTGGTGCTTGGTACCGTGGTACTGGTCAAAATGCAGCGCACCAAATATATCTGGGTCACCGTGATCCCGGCCGCATGGCTGCTGCTGTGCACCACCTGGGCGCTGGGTCTGAAACTGTTCAGCACCAACCCGCAGATGGAAGGCTTCTTCTTTATGGCTCAGCAGTATAAAGAGAAAATTGCTTCCGGCGGCGAACTCACCGCGCAGCAGATTGCCAACATGAACCATATCGTGGTGAACAACTACACCAACGCGGGACTGAGCATTCTGTTCCTGGTGGTGGTCTACAGCATCATCTTCTACGGCGTTAAAACCTGGCTCAACGTGCGCAACAATAAAGTACGCACCGACAAAGAGACTCCGTACGTGCCGGTACCGGAAGGTGGCGTGAAGACCTCTTCACATCACTAA
- a CDS encoding YbdD/YjiX family protein: MFGNLGQAKKYLGQAAKMLIGIPDYDNYVEHMQTNHPDKPYMTYEEFFRERQQARYGGDGKGGVRCC, from the coding sequence ATGTTTGGTAACTTAGGTCAGGCTAAAAAGTACCTCGGTCAGGCGGCCAAAATGCTGATTGGCATTCCGGACTATGACAACTACGTTGAGCATATGCAGACCAACCATCCGGATAAACCGTACATGACCTACGAAGAATTTTTTCGCGAACGCCAGCAGGCCCGCTACGGCGGTGACGGCAAAGGCGGCGTACGCTGCTGTTAA
- the yjiA gene encoding GTPase: MAPIAVTLLTGFLGAGKTTLLRHILNEEHGFKIAVIENEFGEVAVDDQLIGDRATQIKTLTNGCICCTRSNELEDTLLDLLDSRDRGETDFDRLVIECTGMADPGPIIQTFFSHDVLCERYLLDGVIALVDAVHADQQMNQFTIAQSQVGYADRILLTKTDVAGDSDKLRERLTRINARAPIYTVTHGDIDLNLLFNTSGFMLEENVVSSKPRFHFMADKQNDVSSIVVELDYPVDISEVSRVMENLLLDFAEQLMRYKGMLWIDGEPNRLLFQGVQRLYSADWDRPWGDEPPHSTMVFIGINLPEKQIRTAFVGLRK, translated from the coding sequence ATGGCACCGATTGCAGTTACCCTGCTGACCGGTTTTCTTGGCGCAGGCAAAACCACCCTGCTGCGCCATATTCTCAACGAAGAGCACGGTTTTAAAATCGCCGTTATCGAAAACGAATTTGGCGAAGTTGCCGTTGACGATCAGTTGATTGGCGATCGCGCAACGCAGATTAAAACCCTGACAAACGGCTGTATTTGCTGTACCCGCTCAAATGAACTGGAAGATACCCTGCTCGACCTGCTCGACAGTCGCGATCGCGGGGAAACCGATTTTGACCGTCTGGTGATTGAGTGCACCGGCATGGCCGACCCCGGCCCGATTATTCAGACCTTTTTCTCCCACGATGTGCTGTGCGAGCGCTATCTGCTGGATGGGGTGATTGCGCTGGTTGACGCGGTGCATGCCGATCAGCAGATGAATCAGTTCACCATCGCCCAGTCGCAGGTGGGCTATGCCGACCGCATCCTGCTCACCAAAACTGACGTAGCGGGCGACAGCGACAAGCTCCGCGAACGGCTGACGCGCATTAACGCCCGCGCGCCCATTTACACCGTGACTCACGGCGACATCGACCTGAATCTGCTATTTAACACCAGCGGTTTTATGCTGGAAGAGAACGTGGTCAGCAGCAAACCGCGCTTCCACTTTATGGCCGACAAGCAAAACGATGTTTCGTCGATTGTGGTGGAACTGGATTACCCGGTGGATATCAGCGAAGTGTCGCGAGTGATGGAAAATCTGTTGCTCGACTTTGCCGAACAGCTGATGCGCTACAAAGGGATGCTGTGGATTGATGGCGAGCCAAACCGCCTGCTGTTTCAGGGCGTCCAGCGGCTATATAGCGCCGACTGGGACCGTCCGTGGGGCGATGAGCCACCGCACAGTACGATGGTATTTATCGGTATCAATCTGCCGGAAAAGCAAATTCGTACGGCGTTTGTAGGATTGCGTAAGTAA
- a CDS encoding NAD-dependent succinate-semialdehyde dehydrogenase — translation MAYQTVNPANNQLIKEYPAHSDADVESALQKADALYHSEWAKGDIDQRLPVLRKLADLIDSRVDELAKIASQEMGKLIEQSRGEVKLCAQIARYYAGNAKQFLAPVKYQSELGEAWVEHHPVGVLMAVEPWNFPYYQLMRVLAPNLAAGNPVIAKHASIVPHCAETFAHLVREAGAPEGAWTNLFISQDQVAKIIADDRVQGAALTGSEKAGSVVAAQAAKHIKKATLELGGNDVFVVLDDASLEKAVKIGVQARLNNAGQVCTAAKRFILHEKIAERFLSQFTEAFRQVKIGDPLDESTTLGPLSSKDALDTLSKQVDEAVKNGAKLHLGGKPAQREGSFFEPTILTGITRDNPAYFEEFFGPVAQIYVVKDDDEAVKLANDSHYGLGGAVFSQDIERAKRMASRIETGMVYINWLTDTAPELPFGGVKRSGFGRELSDLGIKEFVNQKLVVVHK, via the coding sequence ATGGCTTACCAGACGGTGAATCCTGCGAACAACCAACTCATCAAAGAGTATCCCGCTCACAGCGATGCGGACGTAGAATCGGCGCTGCAAAAAGCAGATGCGCTTTATCATTCCGAATGGGCGAAAGGGGATATTGACCAGCGGCTGCCGGTTCTGCGTAAGCTGGCTGATCTGATTGACAGTAGGGTGGACGAACTGGCCAAAATCGCCAGCCAGGAGATGGGGAAGCTCATCGAGCAAAGCCGCGGTGAGGTTAAGCTGTGCGCGCAAATTGCCCGCTACTACGCCGGCAACGCGAAACAGTTTCTGGCCCCAGTGAAGTATCAGTCAGAGCTGGGTGAGGCGTGGGTCGAACACCATCCTGTCGGCGTGCTGATGGCTGTAGAGCCGTGGAACTTCCCTTATTACCAGCTAATGCGCGTACTGGCACCAAATCTGGCGGCGGGGAATCCGGTGATCGCCAAGCATGCCAGCATCGTTCCGCACTGTGCGGAAACTTTTGCTCATCTGGTGCGTGAAGCCGGTGCGCCAGAAGGGGCATGGACCAATCTGTTTATTTCTCAGGATCAGGTGGCGAAGATTATCGCCGACGATAGGGTACAGGGCGCGGCGCTGACCGGTTCGGAAAAAGCGGGTAGCGTGGTAGCAGCGCAGGCGGCTAAACACATCAAGAAAGCGACGCTTGAGCTGGGCGGTAACGATGTGTTTGTGGTGCTCGACGACGCAAGTCTGGAGAAAGCGGTGAAGATTGGTGTTCAGGCCCGACTCAACAACGCCGGACAGGTCTGTACTGCCGCGAAACGCTTTATCCTGCATGAGAAAATAGCCGAGCGGTTCCTGAGCCAGTTTACCGAAGCCTTTCGCCAGGTGAAAATCGGCGATCCGCTGGATGAAAGCACCACGCTTGGGCCGCTCTCTTCCAAAGATGCGTTGGATACCTTAAGCAAACAAGTCGACGAGGCGGTGAAAAACGGCGCCAAACTGCACCTGGGCGGCAAACCCGCGCAGCGGGAAGGTAGCTTTTTCGAGCCGACTATTCTGACCGGAATCACCCGCGATAATCCGGCATATTTTGAAGAGTTTTTTGGCCCGGTGGCGCAAATTTACGTGGTGAAAGATGACGATGAGGCGGTGAAACTGGCTAACGATTCACACTATGGCCTGGGTGGCGCAGTGTTCAGCCAGGATATCGAACGGGCGAAACGGATGGCGTCGCGAATCGAAACCGGGATGGTCTATATCAACTGGTTAACCGATACCGCGCCGGAGCTGCCGTTTGGCGGCGTCAAACGCTCCGGATTTGGCCGTGAGCTTTCCGATCTGGGGATTAAAGAGTTTGTGAACCAAAAGCTGGTAGTGGTGCATAAATAA
- a CDS encoding AraC family transcriptional regulator, with product MSHTRDIPQTFWRDEQFPWLELRSTWHSHQAYKRHRHPQLSVGAIIEGETRCICNGREYLLRPGELIIIPAQAPHSCNPLNGQPRSYHMLYLDIPWCRQQLGNIPHPAQLTTPQLVIRDAGLFAQYQQIVALMHQQQTAALSASIARLLQALPLHPAVPQALSQASSQLFNRLATNLQEPPTLDSLANELSLRKETLIRAFKHDTGLTPASFINMARIEFAKTRLRAGDNIADVGYQAGFADQSHFHKTFVSYTAATPRQYAQGRSISDNN from the coding sequence GTGAGCCATACGCGCGATATCCCGCAAACCTTCTGGCGTGACGAGCAGTTTCCCTGGCTTGAGCTGCGCAGCACCTGGCACAGCCATCAGGCCTATAAACGTCACCGTCATCCGCAGCTCTCGGTGGGCGCGATTATCGAAGGGGAAACGCGCTGTATCTGCAACGGACGAGAGTATCTTCTGCGCCCAGGTGAGCTGATTATTATCCCCGCGCAGGCGCCTCATAGCTGTAATCCGCTTAACGGCCAGCCGCGCAGCTACCATATGCTTTACCTTGATATCCCTTGGTGTCGACAACAGTTGGGAAACATTCCCCACCCGGCCCAATTGACAACACCGCAGTTAGTCATTCGCGACGCCGGGCTCTTCGCTCAGTATCAGCAGATTGTCGCATTGATGCACCAGCAGCAAACGGCGGCGCTGTCCGCCAGCATCGCGCGATTGCTCCAGGCTCTGCCGCTACACCCTGCCGTACCGCAGGCGTTAAGCCAAGCCAGCTCACAACTATTCAACCGCCTGGCAACCAATCTGCAAGAACCGCCGACGCTAGATAGCCTCGCCAACGAGTTATCCCTACGCAAAGAGACGCTGATTCGCGCCTTCAAGCACGATACCGGCCTGACGCCTGCCAGTTTTATCAATATGGCGCGCATCGAGTTCGCCAAAACGCGCCTGCGCGCCGGGGATAATATTGCCGACGTTGGCTATCAGGCCGGATTTGCCGACCAGAGCCACTTTCATAAGACTTTTGTCAGCTACACCGCCGCCACGCCGCGCCAGTATGCGCAGGGCCGATCAATATCAGACAATAATTAG
- a CDS encoding LysE family translocator: protein MDILATLFPPAFPALALSHFVALLSPGPDFFLLVGYAIRYRLRGSVGLCIGIAAGNGLYIVLAIIGWGILRHAPLLFTVIELLGAAYLLWIGSLLLRSRPATLDLRSAAASRPSLAKQLVLGLGSSLLNPKNALFYLALMTSLLGPNVTLVQQTTSGIWMTSMVLLWDILLVSLIALPSVQRRLSTVVWRVERVAGGVLMAFGCWIVWQFLHEFAVRLYA from the coding sequence ATGGACATACTCGCTACGCTCTTCCCACCCGCCTTCCCCGCGCTGGCGCTGTCCCATTTCGTTGCTCTGCTGAGCCCCGGCCCGGATTTTTTCCTGCTGGTAGGCTACGCCATCCGCTATCGCCTGCGCGGCAGCGTCGGCTTGTGTATCGGGATTGCCGCCGGTAACGGGCTATATATTGTGCTGGCGATTATCGGCTGGGGGATCCTGCGCCACGCGCCGCTGCTGTTTACGGTTATTGAACTGCTGGGCGCGGCGTATTTGCTGTGGATTGGCAGCCTGCTGCTAAGAAGCCGTCCGGCGACGCTGGATTTACGCAGCGCCGCAGCATCTCGCCCGTCGCTGGCAAAACAGCTTGTGTTGGGGCTAGGTTCATCGTTGCTCAACCCGAAGAATGCCCTGTTTTATCTGGCGCTGATGACCTCGCTGCTGGGTCCGAACGTGACGCTGGTACAACAGACCACCAGCGGAATCTGGATGACCAGCATGGTGCTGCTATGGGATATCTTACTGGTCTCGCTGATTGCACTACCGTCGGTACAGCGTCGCCTTTCCACCGTCGTCTGGCGAGTAGAGCGGGTCGCGGGCGGGGTGTTAATGGCGTTTGGCTGCTGGATCGTGTGGCAGTTTTTGCACGAGTTCGCCGTCAGGTTATATGCTTAA
- a CDS encoding DUF445 domain-containing protein produces the protein MLKLMEKLAELKRAKLLALSLLLIAVAIFITTLVLPPTPWVGALKAISEAAMVGALADWFAVVALFRRIPLPFVSRHTAIIPRNKDRIADNLGYFVQEKFLDTPSLVALIRRYEPALMLGNWFSQPENSRRVGQHLLQVMSGFLELTDDARIQRLLRRAVHKAIDKVDLTQTSAMMLEGLTRDNRHQKLLDSLISQLIALLQRDSSRAFIARGIIRWLETEHPLKAKILPTEWLGEHSAEMVTDAVNTLLDEVSQDRAHQIRQAFDRATLKLIDSLKSDPQMAEKAESMKAYLKNDETFNRYLGEVWADLRGWIKNDVNSEDSRIKQRIAEAGQWFGETLLHDEALRESLNEHLEQAAHRVAPEFAAFLTRHISDTVKSWDSRDMSRQIELNIGKDLQFIRINGTLVGGTIGLVLWLFSQIPSLLHLHI, from the coding sequence ATGCTTAAGCTTATGGAAAAACTCGCTGAACTGAAACGCGCCAAACTACTGGCGCTCTCGCTGCTGCTGATCGCAGTGGCCATTTTTATCACTACCCTCGTGCTGCCGCCGACGCCGTGGGTCGGTGCGCTAAAGGCTATTTCCGAAGCGGCGATGGTCGGCGCGCTGGCGGACTGGTTTGCGGTAGTGGCGCTATTTCGCCGGATTCCGCTACCGTTCGTCTCGCGGCATACGGCAATTATTCCGCGCAATAAAGACCGGATTGCCGATAATCTCGGCTATTTCGTGCAGGAAAAATTTCTCGACACCCCATCACTGGTGGCGTTGATTCGCCGTTACGAACCAGCGCTGATGCTGGGTAACTGGTTTAGCCAACCGGAAAACTCTCGCCGGGTCGGCCAGCACCTGCTGCAGGTAATGAGCGGTTTTCTCGAGCTTACCGACGATGCGCGTATTCAGCGCCTGCTGCGCCGGGCGGTGCACAAAGCCATCGATAAGGTCGATTTAACCCAAACCAGCGCCATGATGCTGGAGGGGTTGACCCGCGATAACCGTCACCAGAAGCTGCTGGACTCGCTGATTAGCCAGCTGATCGCCCTGCTACAGCGCGACAGCTCACGGGCGTTTATTGCTCGCGGCATTATCCGTTGGCTGGAGACCGAACATCCGCTGAAGGCCAAAATTCTGCCTACCGAATGGCTGGGCGAGCACAGCGCGGAAATGGTGACCGATGCGGTCAACACGCTGCTCGATGAAGTCAGTCAGGATCGCGCTCATCAAATTCGCCAGGCTTTCGATCGTGCAACGCTAAAATTGATCGACAGTCTTAAGTCCGATCCGCAGATGGCAGAAAAAGCGGAGAGCATGAAAGCGTATCTGAAGAACGATGAGACCTTTAACCGCTATCTTGGAGAAGTGTGGGCCGACCTGCGCGGCTGGATTAAAAACGACGTCAATAGCGAAGATTCACGCATCAAACAGCGTATTGCCGAAGCCGGGCAGTGGTTTGGCGAAACGCTACTCCACGATGAGGCGCTGCGCGAGTCACTGAACGAACACCTTGAGCAAGCGGCCCATCGGGTGGCCCCGGAGTTTGCCGCCTTCCTGACCCGCCATATCAGCGATACGGTCAAAAGCTGGGACTCACGCGATATGTCGCGGCAAATCGAGCTGAACATTGGTAAGGACCTGCAGTTTATCCGCATCAACGGGACGCTGGTTGGCGGCACGATCGGGCTGGTGCTGTGGTTGTTTTCACAAATCCCGTCGCTGCTGCATCTTCATATTTAA